The Peribacillus simplex genome contains a region encoding:
- a CDS encoding iron-containing alcohol dehydrogenase, with product MSITKFVMPEVIFGKGSIEQAGEACLRLGAKKALIVSDSGVANAGWLEIVIESCQDAGLAFATFIEMTTNPKDREIEAGCLTFKEQECDAIIGLGGGSALDVAKGVALLVTNGGIISDYEGVDKVHSPLPPMVMIMTTAGSGSEVSQFSVIVDSFREKKMTIISKSLVPDIAIVDPGTLTTLGPDLTAATGMDVLTHAIESYVSIAATPLTDVQAKNALSIVARHLRPSVASRHNEEAKKAMAMASLQAGLAFSNAILGAAHAISHAIGGKYLLPHGEINAILLPHVMEFNRIASPRRFSEIAGIMGIDTRTLTEQEAGMAAIHFVRELSQDIGAPNSLSDVGITREMIDPIGMTALEDACMITNPRDMSLEQINQLLLTAL from the coding sequence ATGTCGATAACTAAATTCGTGATGCCGGAAGTGATTTTTGGAAAAGGTTCGATTGAACAGGCTGGCGAGGCCTGCTTGCGTTTGGGTGCCAAAAAGGCCTTGATAGTCAGCGACTCAGGGGTGGCCAATGCCGGCTGGTTAGAAATAGTCATTGAATCCTGCCAAGATGCGGGCCTTGCTTTTGCTACCTTCATTGAAATGACGACCAATCCGAAGGACAGGGAGATTGAAGCCGGCTGTTTGACATTTAAAGAACAAGAATGTGATGCCATCATTGGCTTGGGAGGAGGCAGTGCTTTGGATGTCGCCAAAGGGGTTGCCCTTTTAGTAACGAATGGCGGCATCATCAGTGATTATGAAGGTGTTGATAAAGTCCACTCACCCCTCCCGCCCATGGTGATGATCATGACCACTGCAGGATCGGGTTCGGAAGTATCTCAGTTTTCGGTGATCGTCGATTCATTCCGCGAGAAAAAAATGACAATCATTTCAAAATCACTCGTCCCCGATATTGCAATAGTCGACCCTGGTACCTTAACCACCTTGGGACCGGATTTGACCGCAGCCACGGGAATGGACGTTTTAACCCACGCCATTGAATCCTATGTTTCAATCGCTGCGACACCATTGACAGATGTACAAGCCAAAAACGCGCTTTCCATCGTTGCCCGCCACTTACGCCCCTCTGTTGCATCCAGGCATAATGAGGAAGCAAAAAAAGCGATGGCGATGGCGAGCCTGCAGGCTGGACTGGCTTTTTCCAACGCCATTTTGGGAGCTGCCCATGCCATTTCACATGCCATAGGCGGCAAATACCTCCTTCCGCATGGTGAAATCAATGCGATACTCCTTCCCCATGTCATGGAATTCAATCGAATTGCCTCACCAAGGCGATTCAGTGAGATTGCAGGTATCATGGGCATCGATACACGGACATTGACCGAGCAGGAAGCAGGAATGGCAGCCATACACTTCGTAAGGGAATTATCCCAGGATATAGGGGCTCCCAATAGTTTAAGTGATGTCGGCATTACAAGAGAAATGATAGACCCCATAGGGATGACCGCTCTTGAGGATGCGTGCATGATCACAAATCCTCGTGATATGTCATTAGAACAGATTAATCAGCTGCTTCTTACAGCCCTTTAA
- a CDS encoding GAF domain-containing sensor histidine kinase: MNKLELIDLMTGVKSSKKTYYTELKKTVDQLKKKNMQLEIMNDITKNMNMDIDIQEILRNVIAKLKQLITFDDSHFVILYEEEPALLHICPNGHCELEMDAKNLLYPFQDFSSALKEKQPIQVEVKRLPDFREKERLLSLEIESLLLVPLYGKSKKIGIWTFGRKKKKTWPKDELEFLEQLSNQLALTLENAQLYKEVLHSKQEWEDTFKAVEDMIIVFDHKGAVYQSNDSARDFSDLVPLIEKSQNLIQDTFSFNKPGFQEIPLQHDTILEMYAYPIQNKEHQVYGVIAYYKNVTERRQMEVQLLHAGKLGAIGEMAAGIAHELNSPLTAILGNSQILLRKTPQDNPDYMLLDDIKNCGDRCRQIVKSLLTFSRQDEYRFHYYSINEAIHQVLNLLKYQLGKKQISLHLSLQEDLPFIKGSQPQIEQIIINLLLNAKDALDESEQTEKSIAITTYSENEFLVVQVTDNGTGIEQERLPFIFHPFHTTKDREKGTGLGLSVSLGIAKDHGGKIDVLSTPGQGSTFFLRLPLQAEEERG, encoded by the coding sequence ATGAACAAACTTGAATTGATAGATTTAATGACAGGTGTGAAATCTTCAAAGAAAACGTATTACACGGAACTTAAGAAAACCGTGGATCAGCTGAAGAAGAAGAATATGCAGCTTGAAATCATGAATGACATCACTAAAAATATGAATATGGACATCGACATCCAAGAAATTCTCCGAAATGTTATTGCAAAACTTAAGCAACTCATTACCTTCGATGACAGTCATTTTGTCATATTGTATGAGGAAGAGCCTGCCCTGCTTCATATCTGCCCTAATGGTCACTGTGAACTTGAAATGGATGCAAAAAACTTGTTATACCCTTTTCAGGATTTCTCGTCCGCCTTGAAAGAAAAACAGCCGATTCAGGTGGAAGTTAAACGGTTACCGGACTTCCGGGAAAAGGAACGTCTATTATCCCTTGAGATCGAATCACTTCTATTGGTCCCTTTATACGGAAAAAGTAAAAAAATCGGAATCTGGACTTTCGGCAGGAAGAAAAAGAAAACATGGCCTAAAGATGAACTCGAATTTCTTGAACAACTATCCAATCAGCTTGCGTTAACTTTGGAGAATGCCCAGCTTTATAAGGAAGTCCTTCATTCCAAACAGGAATGGGAGGATACATTCAAGGCAGTTGAAGACATGATCATCGTCTTTGATCACAAAGGAGCGGTCTATCAATCCAATGATTCGGCCAGGGACTTTTCCGACCTGGTTCCTTTAATTGAAAAATCCCAAAATCTGATTCAAGATACCTTTTCATTTAATAAGCCAGGGTTTCAGGAAATTCCCCTTCAGCATGATACCATCCTGGAAATGTATGCCTACCCGATTCAGAATAAGGAACATCAAGTATATGGGGTCATTGCTTATTATAAAAATGTCACCGAAAGAAGACAGATGGAAGTCCAGCTATTACATGCCGGTAAACTTGGGGCGATCGGTGAAATGGCAGCAGGGATTGCCCATGAATTGAATAGCCCATTAACGGCCATTCTTGGCAACTCGCAAATTTTATTGCGGAAAACCCCACAGGACAATCCGGATTATATGCTATTGGACGACATTAAGAATTGCGGGGACCGATGCAGGCAAATCGTGAAAAGCCTGCTTACCTTTTCTAGGCAGGATGAGTATAGATTCCACTATTACTCTATTAACGAAGCCATTCACCAGGTCCTGAACCTTTTGAAGTACCAACTTGGGAAGAAGCAAATCTCCCTCCACCTTAGCCTTCAGGAAGACCTTCCTTTCATAAAGGGCAGCCAGCCGCAGATCGAACAGATCATCATCAACTTGCTATTGAATGCAAAGGACGCATTGGATGAGTCCGAACAAACGGAAAAATCGATTGCGATCACTACCTATTCAGAAAACGAGTTCTTGGTGGTTCAGGTGACTGATAACGGAACGGGGATTGAACAAGAACGCCTGCCCTTCATATTCCATCCCTTTCATACGACTAAAGACCGTGAAAAGGGTACGGGTTTGGGGCTGTCTGTAAGCCTTGGCATCGCCAAAGACCATGGTGGGAAGATCGATGTTTTGAGCACACCAGGACAAGGAAGCACTTTTTTCCTGAGGCTTCCCTTACAAGCAGAAGAGGAAAGGGGATGA
- a CDS encoding helix-turn-helix domain-containing protein, with protein sequence MLEEILTEIKQLQSTIGKELVMQALQKTYGNRNEAAKRLQISIRKLRYILNEKNQT encoded by the coding sequence ATGCTTGAAGAAATTCTTACGGAAATCAAACAGCTTCAATCCACAATTGGAAAGGAGCTCGTCATGCAGGCCCTGCAAAAAACCTACGGTAACCGGAATGAAGCAGCCAAACGCTTGCAGATATCCATAAGGAAATTACGTTATATATTAAATGAGAAGAACCAGACATAA
- the adhP gene encoding alcohol dehydrogenase AdhP → MKAAVVNEFNQKLEIKEVPIPELEYGEILVKIKACGVCHTDLHAVHGDWPVKPKLPLIPGHEGVGIIEKVAEGVTSLKVGDRVGIPWLYSACGDCEYCLTGRETLCLDQLNAGYSVDGGYAEYCKAPAKYVVKVPEGLDFAEVSPIFCAGVTTYKALKVSEAKPGDWVAVYGIGGLGHVALQYAKAMGFNVIAVDIQDDKLDLATELGADYTINGLKTDPVQAIKDKVGGVQASISVAVTKKAFEQAYSSVKRGGTLVVVGLPNDELPIPIFDTVLNGVTVKGSIVGTRKDLQEAVQFAAEGKVRTNIETRKLDEINDVFSMMEKGEINGRIVLTLE, encoded by the coding sequence ATGAAAGCGGCGGTCGTCAATGAATTTAACCAAAAACTTGAGATTAAAGAAGTTCCCATCCCAGAGTTGGAATATGGTGAGATATTAGTGAAAATTAAAGCATGTGGCGTGTGTCATACCGATTTGCATGCGGTACATGGTGATTGGCCGGTAAAACCAAAGCTTCCGCTTATCCCCGGACATGAGGGTGTGGGCATTATAGAAAAGGTGGCAGAAGGCGTAACTTCCTTGAAAGTAGGTGACCGTGTTGGGATCCCATGGCTTTATTCGGCTTGTGGCGATTGTGAATACTGTCTGACCGGAAGGGAAACGCTTTGCTTGGATCAATTGAATGCAGGCTATTCCGTGGACGGAGGGTATGCTGAATATTGTAAAGCACCCGCCAAATATGTGGTGAAGGTTCCTGAAGGGCTTGACTTTGCGGAGGTTTCACCAATTTTCTGTGCAGGTGTAACGACCTATAAAGCGCTTAAGGTATCAGAAGCAAAGCCTGGTGATTGGGTAGCGGTTTATGGAATTGGCGGATTGGGACATGTTGCCCTGCAATATGCGAAAGCGATGGGCTTTAATGTCATTGCTGTCGATATTCAAGATGATAAGCTTGATCTTGCAACGGAACTTGGGGCGGATTACACGATTAATGGACTGAAGACCGATCCTGTACAGGCTATAAAGGATAAAGTTGGCGGTGTGCAGGCATCCATTTCTGTAGCGGTTACGAAAAAAGCTTTCGAACAGGCTTACAGTTCAGTCAAGAGGGGCGGGACACTTGTCGTAGTCGGATTGCCGAATGATGAACTTCCAATCCCGATTTTTGATACAGTGCTGAATGGGGTAACTGTAAAAGGGTCAATCGTCGGCACGAGAAAAGATTTACAGGAAGCTGTTCAATTTGCGGCTGAGGGTAAAGTCAGAACGAATATAGAGACGAGGAAACTTGATGAAATAAATGATGTGTTTTCAATGATGGAAAAGGGAGAAATCAACGGACGCATCGTATTGACGTTAGAATAG
- a CDS encoding sigma-54-dependent transcriptional regulator: MVHLLVVDDEKEVGTFLSRLFTMKGYLVQVVNSGKDFHEIDWNQQRFDVAMIDLKLPDCDGLSLLQHLKQLQPRCKVLIMTGYSTVKTAVDAMKLGASDYMEKPFVDIEVLERQIDNLLNENEDLNQHFIHKLAEDSGLIVGESPLMKNLIEMAFKVAQKTVNVLIEGETGSGKEVLSRFIHIASPRNHEPFIGINCGAISESLLESELFGHEKGAFTGATQLRKGFFEIAGNGTLFLDEIADASPAIQVKLLRVLETREFMRVGSSGTLRTNARLVAASNENLQQAVDKNKFREDLFYRLNVVTLNIPPLRNRKEDIPLLVRHLIERNGHGDISFSNEAIEKLQQYNWPGNIRELSNVVMRTLTLADHKSVISANDISLTNSQITP; this comes from the coding sequence ATGGTTCATTTACTTGTGGTAGACGATGAGAAAGAGGTTGGGACTTTTCTTTCCCGCCTTTTTACGATGAAAGGTTATCTCGTACAAGTTGTGAATAGCGGGAAGGATTTTCATGAAATCGATTGGAATCAGCAGCGTTTTGATGTCGCAATGATAGACCTGAAGCTTCCGGATTGTGATGGACTTTCCCTCCTGCAGCATCTAAAACAGCTGCAGCCGCGTTGCAAGGTACTGATCATGACCGGATACAGCACCGTCAAGACCGCTGTTGATGCAATGAAACTTGGCGCGAGTGATTATATGGAAAAGCCCTTTGTGGATATTGAAGTACTGGAAAGGCAGATTGACAACCTTTTGAATGAAAATGAAGATTTGAATCAGCATTTCATCCATAAACTTGCCGAGGATTCAGGACTCATTGTCGGCGAAAGTCCTTTAATGAAGAATTTGATTGAAATGGCTTTCAAGGTGGCTCAAAAAACCGTCAATGTATTAATTGAGGGAGAAACCGGAAGCGGTAAAGAAGTGCTTTCACGCTTCATTCACATTGCCAGCCCCCGAAACCATGAACCTTTTATCGGCATCAATTGTGGAGCGATCTCTGAGTCCCTGCTTGAAAGCGAATTATTCGGTCATGAAAAGGGTGCGTTCACCGGAGCGACCCAGCTGCGAAAGGGTTTTTTCGAAATTGCCGGGAACGGGACGCTTTTTCTTGATGAAATTGCGGATGCGAGTCCCGCCATCCAGGTCAAATTGCTTCGTGTTTTGGAAACGCGGGAATTCATGAGGGTTGGCAGCAGCGGGACATTACGGACGAACGCCCGGTTAGTGGCGGCCTCCAATGAAAATTTGCAGCAGGCAGTGGACAAAAATAAATTCCGGGAAGACCTATTTTACCGACTGAACGTCGTGACTCTCAATATCCCGCCTTTAAGGAACCGAAAAGAGGATATTCCCCTGCTTGTCCGTCACTTGATTGAGAGGAATGGTCATGGAGATATCTCTTTTTCCAATGAAGCCATTGAAAAATTACAGCAATACAATTGGCCAGGCAACATACGCGAACTATCTAATGTGGTCATGCGCACATTAACTCTCGCAGACCATAAGTCGGTAATATCAGCCAATGATATCTCCCTCACTAACAGCCAGATCACCCCCTGA
- a CDS encoding PAS domain-containing sensor histidine kinase, whose translation MSKRSILAIYILFGILTLVVFDYFLTTNIQNKEVFIQLQRAEGFVFLLSIGLVLYLYLAKREEFKQLKEAEQRRRTLINSMVDFVNFKDGDGRWLESNTFGLQLFQLEHVDYKGKRDSELAEYSEFYKESLIYCEVSDEETWIKGEITRCEEIVPLPDGNHKTFDTIKVPLFNEDGSRKGLVVIGRDISERVVAENQLFHSEQRYKSLFEHNPYPMLMLDLNGMITTVNPRFETVTGFQQEEIHGASFINLNFSAEDAELIRTSCQYVMENQKGIKKGKDIEFLTKYGKSILLSCTFVPMMVGEDLVGIITYAKEVTQIRETEARLRRTEKLSVVGELAASVAHEVRNPLTSLKGFVQLLKKSDHPYEQYYTIMLSELDRINLIVSELLVLAKPQELPFTKHQIIDLMNDVKTLLKPEADSYPTQISISVKNEIPLLLCEGNQLKQVFINMLKNSMEASADHIWIDFERIDNNLSITIKDNGSGIEKKRIKHLGEPFYSSKEKGTGLGLTVSCRIIEAHRGKVSFNSELNHGTEVQIILPIKI comes from the coding sequence ATGTCCAAACGCTCCATCTTAGCAATATATATCCTATTCGGGATTCTTACACTAGTCGTGTTCGACTATTTTTTAACTACAAATATCCAAAACAAAGAGGTCTTCATTCAACTTCAAAGAGCGGAAGGATTTGTTTTCCTTTTATCAATAGGCTTGGTTTTATATCTTTATTTGGCTAAAAGGGAAGAATTCAAACAATTAAAAGAAGCGGAACAACGTCGGCGTACACTCATAAATTCAATGGTGGATTTCGTTAACTTCAAGGATGGTGATGGCCGATGGCTTGAATCCAATACCTTCGGGCTGCAATTATTCCAATTGGAACATGTCGACTATAAGGGAAAAAGAGACAGTGAGCTCGCAGAATACTCCGAATTTTATAAAGAGTCGTTGATCTACTGTGAAGTTTCCGATGAAGAAACGTGGATAAAAGGGGAAATCACAAGGTGTGAGGAAATCGTCCCTCTTCCCGATGGCAATCACAAGACCTTTGATACGATCAAAGTTCCCCTGTTCAATGAGGATGGTTCACGAAAAGGCTTAGTCGTCATCGGCAGGGATATTTCTGAAAGAGTAGTCGCGGAGAATCAATTATTCCATAGTGAACAACGCTATAAATCATTGTTTGAACACAACCCTTATCCGATGCTGATGCTTGATTTAAACGGAATGATCACGACCGTAAATCCAAGGTTTGAAACTGTAACAGGCTTTCAACAGGAAGAAATACATGGAGCCTCATTCATTAATTTGAACTTCTCAGCTGAAGACGCGGAATTGATCCGTACATCTTGCCAATATGTCATGGAAAACCAAAAGGGGATAAAAAAAGGGAAAGATATAGAATTCCTGACGAAGTACGGGAAGTCCATCTTACTTTCTTGTACGTTTGTCCCGATGATGGTTGGAGAGGATTTAGTCGGAATCATCACTTATGCTAAAGAAGTCACTCAAATTCGGGAAACCGAAGCACGCTTAAGAAGAACTGAAAAATTATCGGTAGTCGGCGAACTTGCCGCAAGTGTGGCCCACGAGGTACGAAACCCGCTGACTTCTTTAAAAGGTTTCGTCCAGCTGCTTAAAAAGAGCGACCATCCCTATGAACAATACTACACGATCATGTTAAGTGAATTGGACCGGATCAATCTTATTGTAAGCGAGTTACTCGTTCTGGCAAAACCACAGGAACTTCCATTCACCAAACATCAAATCATCGACCTGATGAATGATGTCAAAACCTTATTGAAACCAGAGGCGGACTCGTACCCCACCCAAATATCAATATCTGTTAAAAACGAAATACCACTTCTATTATGTGAGGGAAACCAATTAAAACAAGTATTCATAAACATGCTCAAGAATTCAATGGAGGCATCCGCCGATCACATTTGGATAGATTTCGAACGCATCGACAATAACCTTTCCATTACCATCAAAGATAATGGAAGCGGAATTGAAAAAAAACGGATAAAGCATCTTGGCGAGCCTTTCTACTCTTCCAAAGAAAAAGGAACCGGATTAGGACTGACAGTCAGCTGCCGAATCATTGAGGCTCATCGGGGAAAGGTCAGCTTTAACAGCGAATTAAACCATGGAACCGAGGTCCAAATCATTTTGCCCATAAAAATATAA
- a CDS encoding DUF3892 domain-containing protein has translation MDQFEKAYESYKQQGTPQANQADSAGKEEIIAVRKNEEDNIIAIKTNSGRELDYPTALSEAKAGNLANVDVFHKYGRDILRSEPDGIKENNLDQLPEF, from the coding sequence ATGGACCAATTTGAAAAGGCCTATGAATCATATAAACAGCAGGGAACACCGCAAGCAAACCAAGCTGATTCAGCAGGAAAAGAAGAAATCATCGCTGTAAGGAAAAATGAAGAGGACAATATTATCGCCATCAAGACGAACTCCGGCCGCGAACTCGACTACCCCACAGCCCTTTCGGAAGCCAAAGCAGGCAACCTGGCCAATGTTGACGTCTTTCATAAATATGGACGTGACATATTGCGGAGTGAGCCCGATGGGATAAAAGAAAATAACCTGGATCAACTGCCGGAGTTTTGA
- a CDS encoding YbaK/EbsC family protein, which yields MSIESVKSHFKQWDREGDVMEFETSSATVIEAAETIGVIPARIAKTLSFKGEGEKAILIVAAGDAKVDNKKFRQTFGFKARMLSPEEVLAQTGHAIGGVCPFGLANDLAVFLDVSMKRFESLFPACGSANSAIELKLAELFEYSGAKDWVDVCKGWEEKGNEETAVGNAVDGL from the coding sequence ATGTCGATCGAGAGTGTCAAAAGCCATTTTAAACAATGGGATCGGGAAGGCGATGTGATGGAGTTCGAAACATCGAGTGCTACGGTGATTGAAGCGGCGGAAACCATCGGTGTTATCCCAGCGCGGATTGCTAAGACTCTTTCCTTTAAGGGGGAAGGTGAAAAAGCCATTTTGATTGTTGCTGCAGGAGACGCGAAAGTGGATAATAAGAAATTTCGTCAGACGTTCGGTTTCAAGGCACGAATGCTTTCACCAGAAGAAGTGCTTGCACAGACCGGCCATGCCATCGGAGGAGTTTGCCCGTTTGGTCTGGCAAATGATCTAGCTGTTTTTCTTGATGTATCGATGAAACGCTTTGAGTCATTGTTTCCGGCATGCGGCAGTGCGAACTCTGCAATAGAACTTAAACTCGCTGAGTTGTTTGAATATTCAGGCGCGAAGGATTGGGTGGATGTTTGCAAAGGTTGGGAAGAGAAGGGGAATGAGGAAACGGCGGTTGGCAATGCAGTTGATGGCCTTTGA
- a CDS encoding QueT transporter family protein, which yields MNVRTLVISGLLAALYVAVSLAFQPISFQMFQFRVPEILNHLIVFNKKYIYGIVGGVFISNLLFSPMVPYDLIFGVGQSLLALLLVIFVSRFIKGIKGRMIATIIFFTFTMFLIAIELNLALGFPFWLSWMTTAVGEFVVLLIGAPIIYGMNKRIQFEKWL from the coding sequence ATGAATGTTCGTACACTCGTGATAAGCGGGTTATTGGCTGCCTTGTATGTGGCGGTCTCATTGGCGTTCCAACCAATATCATTTCAGATGTTCCAATTTCGTGTACCGGAAATATTGAATCATCTGATTGTATTCAATAAAAAGTATATCTACGGTATCGTCGGCGGAGTCTTCATATCGAATCTGCTTTTTTCGCCGATGGTTCCATATGATTTGATTTTTGGGGTGGGGCAATCTCTGCTCGCCTTATTGCTTGTCATTTTTGTTTCTCGGTTCATAAAAGGCATTAAAGGACGGATGATCGCCACGATTATCTTTTTCACGTTCACAATGTTTTTAATTGCAATTGAACTGAACCTTGCCCTGGGCTTCCCATTCTGGTTAAGCTGGATGACCACGGCTGTCGGTGAATTCGTTGTCCTCTTGATTGGGGCTCCAATCATTTATGGAATGAATAAAAGAATTCAGTTTGAAAAGTGGCTTTAA
- a CDS encoding M28 family peptidase codes for MKKQLLSVTLIAALTFGTAGTTTALAAPHSSPVLSAPSTDKQVIKRIDADKIYRNIEYLSQTPRVAGTDSEYKAVQFIKKQFQSYGYNAAIKEFNFLSYTDPNLVELSVAGFDGEIQANHLTYSVNGDLSGDVVYAGLGTKEELEETDVAGKIALIQRGSLTFAEKVLNAAEKGAAGVILFNNADGELNGTLGEDNDKFVPSVTITKKDGEALLGKLNAGVKLTASLKIEGAYSGEKTSYNVVATKKATKNNKAKKSDIIYITGHHDSVAGAPGANDDASGTSVTLELARVLKNLPTDTEIRFVTFGAEENGLLGSQHYVSNLPDNDIKRTIANFNLDMVGSKDAGDLVILTNDGEMNLVTELAQASSTRMNGEPTPYGQGGRSDHVSFAEAGIPAALFIHSPSEPWYHTPDDTIDKISKEKLQDVAEIVGTAVYDQAKIEAKKPDLNHKKGKKVKVPHLFDEKEYK; via the coding sequence ATGAAAAAACAATTACTATCAGTAACCTTAATCGCAGCATTGACATTCGGAACAGCTGGGACAACCACCGCTTTAGCAGCGCCACATTCTTCGCCGGTGCTATCAGCGCCATCCACGGACAAGCAAGTCATTAAAAGAATCGATGCCGATAAAATCTACAGGAATATTGAATACCTCTCACAAACACCTCGGGTGGCCGGTACGGATTCTGAGTATAAAGCCGTCCAATTCATCAAAAAGCAATTCCAATCTTATGGCTATAATGCCGCTATCAAAGAGTTCAATTTTTTATCTTATACAGACCCAAATCTGGTCGAACTGTCCGTTGCCGGATTTGATGGGGAAATCCAAGCGAACCATTTAACCTATTCAGTTAATGGGGACCTATCCGGTGACGTTGTATATGCCGGTTTAGGAACGAAAGAAGAGCTGGAGGAAACCGATGTTGCAGGGAAGATTGCCCTTATACAAAGAGGCAGCCTCACTTTTGCAGAGAAAGTATTGAATGCAGCAGAAAAAGGGGCAGCGGGTGTCATCCTATTCAATAATGCAGATGGGGAATTGAACGGGACACTCGGAGAGGATAATGACAAGTTTGTTCCATCTGTCACGATAACCAAAAAGGATGGGGAAGCCCTGCTGGGAAAATTGAATGCCGGAGTTAAATTGACAGCATCATTAAAAATCGAAGGAGCTTATTCCGGAGAAAAAACCTCTTATAATGTAGTGGCAACGAAAAAAGCAACAAAGAACAATAAAGCAAAGAAGAGCGATATCATTTATATTACTGGACATCATGATTCCGTCGCGGGGGCACCCGGAGCGAATGATGATGCATCAGGAACATCCGTCACCCTTGAACTTGCACGTGTTCTGAAGAATCTTCCGACAGATACGGAAATTCGCTTCGTCACCTTTGGGGCAGAGGAAAATGGATTGCTAGGTTCACAGCATTATGTGAGCAATCTCCCTGATAATGATATCAAGCGGACCATTGCCAACTTCAATCTCGATATGGTGGGAAGTAAGGATGCCGGGGATTTGGTCATCTTGACTAATGATGGAGAAATGAACCTTGTAACCGAGCTGGCCCAAGCATCAAGTACAAGAATGAATGGAGAGCCGACTCCATATGGACAAGGCGGGAGAAGTGACCATGTATCCTTTGCTGAAGCTGGGATTCCCGCTGCTTTATTCATCCACAGTCCATCAGAACCTTGGTATCATACTCCTGATGATACCATTGATAAAATCTCAAAGGAAAAGCTTCAAGATGTTGCTGAAATTGTCGGCACCGCTGTCTATGACCAAGCTAAAATCGAAGCTAAAAAACCTGATCTCAATCATAAAAAAGGGAAAAAGGTGAAAGTACCGCATTTATTTGACGAAAAGGAATACAAATAA
- a CDS encoding TVP38/TMEM64 family protein codes for MKKVLTIIGLLVIAIFIISNAELFTLVWKSDLDSVIGILKENLLLTFIVTFVLMFVQNSFTIIPLILLLTINVTIFGFIYGYLWSWFTSVVASGFIFYAARNWFQEPLLKKIGEKWQETVVEHGFMYVFTGRIFPLIPTSLINLVAGVSTVTFKDFLLATALGNLIYFFFLSLIPYGLLSVEMNQYTLAALALVLLLFFIIYKRAKKKKKLTFFRKNR; via the coding sequence TTGAAAAAAGTCCTGACCATAATCGGTCTATTGGTAATTGCAATATTTATTATTTCTAATGCAGAGTTATTCACTTTGGTTTGGAAAAGTGATCTGGATTCTGTTATTGGCATTTTGAAGGAAAACCTTTTACTTACATTTATTGTGACATTCGTATTGATGTTTGTACAAAATTCTTTTACAATCATTCCCTTAATTTTGCTCCTGACTATCAATGTCACGATATTCGGATTCATATATGGATATCTATGGAGTTGGTTTACAAGCGTTGTTGCCTCAGGTTTCATTTTTTATGCAGCAAGAAACTGGTTTCAGGAGCCTCTCTTAAAGAAGATTGGTGAAAAGTGGCAAGAAACTGTTGTGGAGCATGGCTTCATGTACGTTTTTACAGGCAGGATCTTCCCTCTGATCCCAACAAGCTTAATTAACTTGGTAGCTGGTGTCAGCACCGTCACTTTCAAGGATTTTTTATTAGCGACGGCACTTGGCAACCTTATTTACTTTTTCTTCCTTTCGCTCATTCCATATGGACTGCTATCTGTTGAAATGAACCAATATACGCTAGCAGCACTCGCACTCGTCCTCTTACTATTTTTCATTATCTATAAGCGCGCAAAAAAGAAAAAGAAACTGACCTTCTTCAGAAAAAACAGGTGA
- a CDS encoding YwqH-like family protein, with translation MYANSLSEIHSALSSKMSDVNEKINRLEQAKRQIKDEQNACLGEIAKIKNPDLGKSWTGNRAEDFQDARSDAYKAMSTIIHDDYDDYQEKIDGKIMMLNIEKKALSAAGTIAHEADVLLGKGEAVIDQLESKISYLKGWLF, from the coding sequence GTGTATGCAAATTCATTGAGTGAAATTCACTCAGCCCTCTCCAGCAAAATGTCCGATGTGAATGAAAAAATCAATCGTTTGGAGCAGGCAAAAAGACAAATCAAAGACGAACAGAATGCTTGTCTGGGGGAAATTGCTAAAATAAAAAATCCGGACTTGGGTAAAAGCTGGACGGGAAACCGTGCAGAAGACTTTCAGGATGCCCGCAGTGATGCTTACAAGGCAATGTCAACGATCATTCATGATGATTATGACGACTATCAAGAGAAAATCGACGGTAAAATCATGATGCTTAATATAGAAAAAAAGGCTCTGAGTGCAGCAGGCACCATAGCACATGAAGCGGATGTTCTATTAGGTAAAGGGGAAGCCGTCATAGATCAATTGGAAAGTAAAATATCATATTTAAAAGGGTGGTTGTTTTAA